The following coding sequences lie in one Mycobacterium gordonae genomic window:
- the rbpA gene encoding RNA polymerase-binding protein RbpA, which produces MADRVLRGSRLGAVSYETDRNHDLAPRQIARYRTENGEEFEVPFADDAEIPGTWLCRNGMEGTLIEGDLPEPKKVKPPRTHWDMLLERRSVEELEELLKERLELIRSKRRG; this is translated from the coding sequence ATGGCTGATCGTGTCCTACGAGGTAGTCGCCTCGGAGCCGTGAGCTATGAGACCGACCGCAACCACGACCTGGCACCGCGCCAGATTGCCCGGTACCGCACCGAGAACGGCGAGGAGTTCGAGGTTCCGTTTGCCGATGACGCCGAGATTCCCGGCACGTGGCTGTGCCGCAACGGCATGGAAGGCACCCTGATCGAAGGTGACCTGCCCGAGCCCAAGAAGGTCAAGCCGCCGCGTACGCACTGGGACATGCTGCTGGAGCGCCGCTCGGTCGAGGAACTCGAAGAGTTGCTCAAGGAGCGCCTGGAGCTGATTCGGTCGAAGCGCCGCGGCTAG
- a CDS encoding amidohydrolase: protein MAVRGDVITWLGSDEVGRNQFPDADVQDLDGAFVAPGFVDSHVHVTATGLALSGLELRAAGSPAQLLQMVADHAAAHPGRPVWGHGWDESTWAENTAPSTEDLDGVLGDRPAYLTRIDVHSALASSGLRRLVPGLAAAAGFAAEQPLTGDAHHQVRAVARSLLTPDQLTEARLAALQGLAAAGIVAVHECAGPQIGGLDDWLALRNLDHGVEVIGYWGEPVTTAERARSLMAETGARGLAGDLFIDGALGSHTAWLHEPYADAPGCTGTRHLDPETIEAHVRACSEAEVTAGFHVIGDAAVSAVVDAIERVVDDLGLAAVARCGHRLEHLEMVTADQAAKLGAWGVIASVQPNFDALWGGYGGMYAQRLGPDRGSRLNPLALLASQGVPLAFGSDAPVTGFQPWATVRAAVHHRTPGSGVSARAAFAAATRGGWRASGTRDGLTGSLVPGAPASYAIWDAGPLDVSAPRDAVQRWSTDPRSRVPALPRLDENDTLPQCRQTVHRGAVIYG, encoded by the coding sequence ATGGCGGTGCGCGGTGATGTGATCACCTGGTTGGGCAGCGATGAAGTGGGGCGCAACCAATTTCCCGACGCCGATGTGCAGGATCTCGACGGCGCGTTCGTGGCGCCCGGATTCGTGGACAGCCACGTCCATGTGACGGCCACCGGCTTGGCCCTGAGCGGGCTGGAACTGCGTGCGGCCGGTTCCCCGGCGCAGCTCCTACAGATGGTTGCCGACCACGCGGCAGCGCACCCGGGGCGGCCGGTGTGGGGCCACGGCTGGGACGAGTCGACGTGGGCGGAGAACACCGCCCCCAGCACCGAGGACCTCGACGGGGTTCTGGGTGACCGACCCGCCTATCTGACCCGTATCGACGTACATTCGGCGTTGGCGTCCTCCGGTTTGCGGCGGCTCGTCCCCGGGCTGGCCGCGGCGGCGGGGTTCGCCGCCGAACAGCCGCTGACCGGTGACGCGCATCACCAGGTGCGCGCGGTCGCCCGCAGCCTGCTGACGCCCGACCAACTGACGGAAGCCCGCCTCGCGGCGCTACAAGGGCTGGCCGCGGCGGGCATCGTCGCGGTCCACGAGTGCGCCGGACCGCAGATCGGCGGGCTCGACGACTGGCTCGCTCTGCGCAACCTCGACCACGGCGTCGAAGTGATCGGCTACTGGGGAGAACCGGTGACCACCGCGGAGCGCGCCCGATCCCTGATGGCCGAGACCGGCGCCCGTGGGCTGGCCGGTGATCTGTTCATCGACGGTGCTCTGGGATCGCACACCGCCTGGCTGCACGAACCCTATGCCGACGCGCCCGGCTGCACCGGCACCCGCCATCTCGACCCGGAAACGATCGAGGCGCACGTCCGCGCTTGCAGTGAAGCCGAGGTGACCGCAGGCTTCCACGTCATCGGCGATGCGGCGGTCTCGGCGGTCGTGGATGCGATCGAGCGGGTCGTGGATGACCTCGGATTGGCCGCCGTCGCCCGATGCGGACACCGGCTGGAGCACCTGGAGATGGTCACCGCCGACCAGGCCGCCAAGCTGGGAGCATGGGGTGTCATCGCCAGTGTGCAGCCCAATTTCGACGCGCTGTGGGGTGGGTACGGTGGAATGTATGCGCAGCGACTCGGTCCGGACCGGGGCAGCCGGCTCAACCCGCTGGCGCTGTTAGCATCGCAAGGCGTGCCCCTAGCCTTCGGTTCTGACGCGCCCGTCACCGGTTTCCAGCCGTGGGCCACGGTGCGCGCCGCGGTCCACCACCGCACCCCGGGAAGCGGGGTGTCGGCGCGGGCCGCGTTCGCTGCCGCAACCCGCGGCGGCTGGCGGGCCAGTGGTACCCGCGACGGCCTCACCGGCAGCCTGGTTCCCGGGGCTCCCGCCTCCTACGCGATATGGGACGCCGGCCCGCTCGACGTCAGCGCACCTCGCGACGCCGTCCAACGCTGGTCGACCGACCCGCGGTCCCGGGTCCCCGCGCTTCCCCGCCTAGACGAGAACGACACCTTGCCGCAGTGCCGCCAGACCGTGCACCGGGGTGCGGTCATCTATGGCTGA
- a CDS encoding FxsA family protein: protein MVGRLFLIYAVVELMVTIGLAAAIGVGWTVAVLVGTLVLGLGLGAPMGGFQLTRQFMQLRSGVQEPRNALSDGALTAMATGLVVIPGLATTVLGLLLLVPPIRAVARPSLTAVAMRGFLRRVPLIGATPPGVPRQDYIDGEVIDVIDGEPPTLTRAPGTAQPPR, encoded by the coding sequence ATGGTTGGACGGCTGTTTCTCATCTATGCCGTCGTCGAGCTCATGGTCACGATCGGGCTGGCGGCGGCAATTGGCGTCGGCTGGACCGTGGCGGTCCTGGTGGGCACCCTCGTTCTGGGGCTGGGCCTGGGTGCCCCGATGGGCGGATTCCAGCTCACCCGGCAATTCATGCAGTTGCGATCCGGTGTGCAGGAGCCGCGCAACGCGCTGAGCGACGGCGCGCTGACCGCGATGGCAACCGGGCTGGTCGTCATTCCCGGCTTGGCCACCACCGTGCTGGGGCTCTTGCTGCTGGTGCCGCCGATCCGGGCGGTCGCGCGTCCTAGTCTCACGGCGGTGGCGATGCGGGGGTTCTTGCGCCGCGTTCCGTTGATCGGCGCCACGCCGCCAGGCGTGCCGCGCCAGGACTACATCGACGGCGAGGTGATCGACGTCATCGACGGCGAGCCGCCGACCCTGACCCGCGCTCCGGGCACCGCTCAGCCGCCCCGGTAG
- a CDS encoding dienelactone hydrolase family protein, whose protein sequence is MTTIELNTPAGPIDALLNVPSAGQGTWPGVVIVHDAIGYGPDNEAVSERVARAGYVALTPNLYARGGRARCITRVMRDVLTKHGPAIDDVMAAREHLLGLPECSGRVGIAGFCMGGQFALVLSTKGFGASAPFYGTPLPRKLSETLDGACPIVASFGRRDPLGIGAAERLRKVTTAKNITADIKSYPGAGHSFANQLPAQPLLRVTGFGYDDAAAEDAWRRVFAFFGEHLG, encoded by the coding sequence ATGACGACGATTGAGCTGAACACGCCTGCTGGACCGATTGATGCGCTGTTGAATGTTCCCTCGGCCGGGCAGGGAACGTGGCCGGGAGTGGTGATAGTCCACGACGCCATCGGCTACGGGCCGGACAACGAGGCGGTGTCCGAACGTGTGGCTCGAGCGGGCTATGTGGCGCTCACACCGAACCTGTATGCGCGGGGCGGCCGGGCGCGGTGCATCACCCGGGTGATGCGCGACGTGCTGACCAAGCACGGCCCCGCCATCGACGACGTGATGGCGGCCCGGGAGCATCTGCTCGGCCTACCCGAATGCTCCGGACGCGTCGGCATCGCCGGCTTCTGCATGGGCGGACAGTTCGCGCTTGTGCTGTCCACCAAGGGGTTTGGCGCCTCGGCCCCGTTCTACGGGACCCCGCTGCCGCGCAAGCTCAGTGAGACGCTGGACGGCGCGTGCCCGATTGTGGCGAGCTTCGGCCGCCGCGACCCGCTGGGCATCGGCGCGGCCGAGCGCCTGCGCAAAGTGACCACGGCCAAGAACATCACCGCCGACATCAAGTCCTACCCCGGCGCCGGGCACAGCTTCGCCAACCAACTGCCCGCCCAGCCGCTTTTGCGTGTCACCGGATTCGGCTACGACGACGCGGCCGCCGAAGACGCCTGGCGGCGGGTGTTCGCCTTCTTCGGCGAGCACCTGGGATGA
- a CDS encoding PPOX class F420-dependent oxidoreductase — translation MTPSFADLAKAQYILLTTFTKDGRPKPVPVWAAADGDRLLVITEGKAWKVKRIRNTPRVQLAICDMRGRPKSDAVEGTAAILDKSQTKLVYDAIVKRYGIIGKIFRLFSTLRGGMENNVGLELRVA, via the coding sequence GTGACCCCCTCCTTCGCCGACCTGGCTAAAGCGCAATACATCCTGCTCACCACCTTCACCAAAGACGGCCGGCCCAAGCCGGTTCCCGTCTGGGCCGCAGCCGACGGCGACCGCCTCCTGGTCATCACCGAAGGAAAAGCGTGGAAGGTCAAGCGGATTCGTAATACGCCACGGGTGCAACTGGCCATCTGTGACATGCGCGGCCGCCCCAAGAGCGATGCCGTCGAGGGCACCGCAGCCATCCTCGACAAGTCGCAGACGAAGCTCGTCTATGACGCGATCGTCAAGCGCTACGGCATCATCGGCAAGATCTTCAGACTGTTCAGCACGCTACGCGGCGGCATGGAGAACAACGTCGGACTCGAGCTGCGCGTGGCATAG